In the Pseudomonas sp. ADAK2 genome, one interval contains:
- a CDS encoding transketolase family protein: MNAPLSPNSWQYRGLNALNPGLSYLSDALIELTEAGYPVMAGSADLQYSNGLNKFASRYPERYLQFGISEQNMVTAAAGLATCGVMPFVATFASFLGLLCCEQIRMDVAYSAQPVRLIGHHTGISLGFYGTSHHATEDIATMRSIADLAVVSPADGAQLVAAIKASATYDKPVYFRIGRGRDPVVYEDGVVFEFGKAHEHFEGEELTIIACGITVHPALAAARKMNAEGRSVGVIDMASIKPIDRDAILRAAARSKRMMTVEEHNVLGGLGAAVAEVLSDEGVGVKLKRHGIYDEYSLIAPPTHLYEHYKLDAAGIEEVALAHMKA, from the coding sequence ATGAACGCCCCTCTTTCCCCCAATTCCTGGCAGTACCGTGGCCTTAACGCGCTCAACCCGGGTTTGTCCTACCTGTCCGACGCGCTGATTGAACTGACCGAAGCCGGCTACCCGGTGATGGCCGGCTCCGCTGACTTGCAGTACTCCAACGGCCTGAACAAGTTCGCCAGCCGCTACCCCGAGCGCTACCTGCAATTCGGTATTTCGGAACAGAACATGGTCACGGCCGCCGCCGGCCTGGCTACCTGTGGCGTGATGCCGTTCGTGGCGACCTTTGCCTCGTTCCTCGGCCTGCTGTGCTGCGAGCAGATCCGCATGGACGTGGCCTATTCCGCACAACCGGTGCGCCTGATCGGTCACCACACCGGCATTTCCCTGGGCTTCTACGGTACCTCGCACCACGCCACCGAAGACATCGCCACCATGCGTTCGATTGCGGATCTGGCGGTGGTTTCACCGGCGGACGGCGCACAACTGGTCGCCGCGATCAAAGCCTCGGCCACCTATGACAAGCCGGTTTATTTCCGCATCGGTCGCGGTCGTGATCCGGTCGTTTACGAGGACGGTGTGGTCTTCGAATTCGGCAAGGCCCATGAGCACTTCGAAGGCGAAGAGCTGACCATCATTGCCTGCGGCATCACCGTGCACCCGGCACTCGCCGCCGCTCGCAAAATGAACGCTGAAGGGCGTTCCGTGGGCGTGATCGACATGGCCTCGATCAAACCGATCGACCGTGACGCCATCCTGCGCGCCGCTGCCCGCAGCAAACGCATGATGACTGTCGAAGAGCACAACGTGCTGGGTGGCCTGGGTGCGGCGGTAGCTGAAGTCCTGTCGGACGAAGGCGTCGGCGTGAAGCTCAAGCGCCACGGCATCTACGACGAATACAGCCTGATCGCTCCGCCGACTCATTTGTACGAACACTACAAGCTAGATGCGGCCGGTATCGAGGAAGTGGCACTGGCGCATATGAAGGCCTAA
- a CDS encoding glycerol dehydrogenase, with product MNLVFGSPGRYVQGTEVLAQAGTYLAHCGRKAVVVIDSYVLGLIGQRLDDTCAQSDVELHYITFDGEITAGGIAGLRAAVAEVGFDMILAVGGGKCIDAGKALAHTSGRALITMPTVASNDAPTSKNYVVYDAHHQLAEVGHLLVSPRYVLVDTALIAQAPRQFLLAGIADALTKKFEAEQCYKSGGVNMFGARPALSGLVLARECYHIIRQYAEPALAQAGTGEVTVAFDHLIEAVLLMSGLGFESGGLSIAHAMTRGLSKIPGAQQQVHGWQVAYGLLVQLVLEDRDAELMGDMLSFYQRIGLPRNLTELGVPNVDNSVLMQVAEPTLKAPHARNFSSVSGGALTCDELIGAMRALEGLTH from the coding sequence ATGAATCTGGTTTTCGGCTCGCCCGGACGGTACGTCCAGGGCACTGAAGTGCTCGCTCAGGCGGGCACTTATCTGGCGCACTGCGGACGCAAGGCCGTGGTGGTCATCGACAGCTACGTGCTGGGTCTGATAGGCCAACGACTCGATGACACTTGCGCGCAGTCGGACGTCGAGTTGCACTACATCACCTTCGACGGCGAGATCACTGCCGGCGGGATTGCCGGCCTGCGAGCGGCCGTCGCTGAGGTCGGGTTCGACATGATCCTGGCCGTCGGTGGCGGCAAATGCATCGACGCCGGCAAAGCCCTTGCCCACACCTCGGGCCGTGCACTGATCACCATGCCGACCGTGGCCTCCAACGACGCACCCACATCAAAAAACTACGTGGTCTACGACGCGCATCATCAACTCGCCGAAGTCGGCCACCTGCTCGTCAGCCCTCGCTACGTGTTGGTGGACACCGCGTTGATTGCCCAGGCTCCACGTCAGTTTTTGCTCGCCGGGATTGCCGACGCGCTGACCAAAAAGTTCGAAGCCGAGCAGTGCTACAAGTCCGGTGGCGTGAACATGTTTGGCGCACGCCCGGCGCTCTCGGGGCTGGTACTGGCGCGCGAGTGCTACCACATCATTCGTCAATACGCCGAACCGGCGCTGGCCCAGGCCGGTACCGGCGAGGTAACGGTGGCCTTCGATCACTTGATTGAAGCGGTGCTGTTGATGAGCGGCCTGGGGTTCGAAAGCGGTGGCTTGTCCATTGCCCACGCGATGACGCGCGGCCTGTCGAAAATCCCCGGTGCGCAACAGCAGGTTCACGGCTGGCAAGTGGCTTACGGCCTGCTCGTGCAATTGGTGCTGGAAGACCGCGACGCCGAACTCATGGGCGATATGTTGAGTTTCTATCAGCGTATCGGCTTGCCCCGCAACCTGACCGAACTGGGCGTGCCAAACGTCGACAATTCGGTGTTGATGCAGGTGGCAGAACCCACCCTGAAAGCCCCTCACGCACGCAATTTTTCCTCGGTATCAGGCGGCGCACTGACATGCGACGAGCTGATCGGGGCGATGCGCGCGCTGGAAGGCCTGACCCACTGA
- a CDS encoding efflux RND transporter permease subunit, producing MSLGRTSIEQPVLAIVLSIVLMIIGGLAYLVLPTSEYPDIAPPTVVVTATYPGASAQTVAETLAIPIEQEVNGVEDMLYMYSQATSDGSLNLTVTFKSGTDVDKAQVLVQNRVALATPRLPEPVQRSGVTVRKSSPTQLSTIFISSPKGTYDQLYVSNFAIRNVADVLKRIDGIGDINPLGAREYSMRIWLDPERVAAFNLTPAEIIAAVRSQNTQVAGGVIAQPPVASQAFQPNLIFEGRLKEPADFDNIVLKSGTAGRLVRLKDVARTEIAGLAYVNNTYYLRNPAIGLQVLQRPGANALATMKVVEETMEKIGKDFPEGIEYSIGYNPTAFIADSIGELGKTIYEAVILVVLVIMIFLQGWRPSIIPILAIPVSLVGTFAVMAMLGYSINNLTLFGLVLAVGIVVDNAIVVVENVERHLADGKNPLEATIVTMQEIGGALIAITLVLCAVFIPTAFIPGISGEFFRQFGITIAVATAISLFNSVTLSPALAAMILRRHDPEAHQKPKKGVFGLPKRAADGFNSGFLKLSSGYAGSVRGLVAKTPLMLAIYAVLIAATAYLMVSTPKGFIPVQDRGYLVVIVQLPDGASLERTNEISQQIEAIALDVPGVDRVPTFSGFSMVTGTSSSNSAGLAPVFQPWSVRKLDGLTSDKIAEDLRERLKAVSGATVIVATPPPVQGLGSTGGFSMRLQDTAGLGTAALAKATDDLIAAANGTQGMTGVYSPFSARTPQVFVELDRERAEMLGVPSSQINQAIETYFGSSYINDFNLVGRTYRVTAQADLPYRVTPEDLSRVKVRNDAGQMVPIASVTRLHEALGVERFPRYNLFPTAEINGDTLPGLGSEFGIKTMERLAQETLPAGITYQWTDLSYQQTTAGNMGLLVFPLCVIFVYLVLAAQYGSWSLPLAILLIVPMCLLAAAGGVRLMGQDINILTQIGFIVLVGLAAKNAILIVEVARQQEKEGQGIVDAVVEACRLRLRPILMTSLAFVLGVLPLVMSEGAGSEMRQAVGSAVFFGMIGVTLFGLLFTPVFYVLIRRMAGGERQAQPKTQHSEQGVAHE from the coding sequence ATGAGCCTGGGACGCACATCCATCGAACAACCGGTGCTGGCGATTGTGCTTTCAATCGTCTTGATGATCATCGGTGGCCTGGCTTATCTGGTGTTGCCGACGTCCGAGTACCCGGACATCGCACCGCCCACCGTGGTGGTGACCGCAACTTACCCCGGCGCTTCAGCGCAGACTGTGGCCGAGACGCTGGCGATCCCGATCGAGCAGGAAGTCAACGGCGTTGAAGACATGCTCTACATGTACAGTCAGGCAACTTCCGATGGCAGCCTGAACCTGACCGTGACCTTCAAGAGCGGCACTGATGTCGACAAGGCCCAGGTGTTGGTGCAGAACCGTGTGGCGCTGGCCACCCCGCGCCTGCCCGAACCGGTACAGCGCAGTGGTGTGACGGTGCGCAAGTCATCGCCGACGCAGCTGTCGACGATTTTCATCTCGTCGCCGAAGGGCACCTACGATCAGTTGTATGTGTCGAATTTCGCCATCCGTAATGTCGCTGATGTCCTCAAGCGTATCGACGGTATCGGCGACATCAACCCGTTGGGGGCTCGCGAATATTCAATGCGCATCTGGCTCGATCCAGAGCGCGTTGCGGCCTTCAACCTGACGCCAGCAGAGATCATCGCCGCCGTGCGTTCGCAAAACACCCAGGTTGCCGGCGGGGTGATCGCCCAGCCTCCGGTGGCGTCTCAGGCGTTTCAGCCAAATCTGATCTTCGAGGGTCGACTGAAAGAGCCTGCCGACTTCGACAACATTGTCCTCAAGTCGGGTACTGCCGGACGCCTTGTGCGTCTCAAGGACGTCGCACGCACGGAAATCGCCGGGCTGGCGTACGTCAACAACACCTATTACTTGCGTAACCCGGCGATCGGTCTGCAAGTGCTGCAACGTCCGGGCGCCAACGCGCTGGCGACGATGAAAGTGGTCGAAGAGACCATGGAGAAAATCGGCAAGGACTTCCCCGAAGGCATCGAATACAGCATCGGTTACAACCCGACGGCGTTTATTGCCGACAGTATCGGCGAGCTGGGCAAGACCATCTACGAGGCGGTCATCCTCGTGGTGCTGGTGATCATGATCTTTTTGCAAGGCTGGCGGCCGTCGATCATTCCGATCCTGGCCATCCCGGTGTCTCTCGTCGGTACCTTCGCTGTCATGGCGATGCTCGGTTACTCGATCAACAACCTGACCCTGTTCGGGCTGGTGCTGGCCGTGGGGATCGTGGTCGACAACGCCATTGTGGTGGTGGAGAACGTCGAGCGGCATCTGGCCGATGGCAAGAATCCGCTGGAAGCGACCATCGTGACCATGCAGGAAATCGGCGGTGCGTTGATCGCCATTACCCTGGTGTTGTGTGCGGTGTTTATTCCGACTGCGTTCATTCCGGGTATCTCTGGTGAGTTCTTCCGCCAGTTCGGGATCACGATTGCGGTGGCCACTGCGATTTCGCTGTTCAATTCGGTCACGCTGTCTCCAGCGTTGGCGGCGATGATTCTGCGCCGACATGATCCTGAAGCCCATCAGAAGCCGAAAAAAGGCGTCTTTGGTTTGCCCAAGCGTGCCGCTGATGGCTTCAACAGCGGCTTCCTGAAACTCTCTTCAGGCTACGCCGGCAGTGTGCGTGGCCTCGTGGCAAAAACTCCATTGATGCTGGCGATCTACGCGGTGCTGATTGCCGCGACCGCTTATCTGATGGTGTCGACTCCCAAGGGCTTCATCCCGGTTCAGGATCGTGGCTACCTGGTGGTCATCGTGCAGCTCCCTGACGGTGCCTCTCTGGAGCGGACCAACGAAATTTCTCAGCAGATCGAGGCGATTGCCCTAGATGTGCCGGGGGTGGATCGAGTACCGACGTTCTCCGGTTTCTCGATGGTGACCGGTACCAGCTCATCGAATTCGGCCGGTCTGGCGCCCGTGTTCCAGCCGTGGTCCGTGCGGAAGTTGGACGGGTTGACGTCGGACAAAATCGCCGAAGACTTGCGTGAACGCTTGAAAGCGGTCAGCGGTGCAACGGTCATTGTCGCCACGCCACCACCGGTTCAAGGCTTGGGTAGCACGGGCGGCTTCTCCATGCGTTTGCAGGATACTGCCGGGCTGGGTACCGCAGCATTGGCCAAAGCAACCGACGACCTGATTGCTGCCGCCAACGGCACTCAAGGCATGACCGGCGTCTATTCACCGTTCTCGGCCCGGACGCCACAGGTGTTCGTTGAATTGGATCGCGAACGCGCCGAAATGCTGGGTGTGCCAAGCAGCCAGATCAACCAGGCTATCGAAACCTACTTTGGCTCGTCTTACATCAACGACTTCAACCTCGTGGGACGTACCTATCGAGTAACGGCACAAGCGGACTTGCCGTACCGCGTCACGCCAGAGGATCTGTCACGGGTCAAGGTGCGCAACGATGCCGGTCAGATGGTGCCGATTGCCAGCGTGACGCGTCTGCATGAGGCTCTGGGTGTGGAGCGATTCCCGCGCTACAACTTGTTTCCTACTGCGGAAATCAACGGCGATACACTGCCGGGACTGGGTTCCGAGTTCGGGATCAAGACGATGGAGCGCCTGGCTCAAGAGACGCTGCCGGCCGGTATCACTTACCAGTGGACCGACCTCAGTTACCAGCAAACCACTGCCGGCAACATGGGCCTGCTGGTCTTCCCACTGTGTGTGATCTTTGTCTACCTGGTGTTGGCGGCGCAGTACGGCAGCTGGAGTCTGCCGCTGGCGATTCTGTTGATCGTGCCGATGTGTCTGCTGGCGGCTGCCGGTGGCGTACGTCTGATGGGGCAGGACATCAATATCCTGACTCAGATCGGTTTTATCGTACTGGTGGGACTGGCGGCGAAGAACGCGATTCTGATCGTCGAAGTGGCAAGGCAGCAGGAGAAAGAAGGGCAAGGCATCGTTGATGCAGTCGTCGAGGCGTGTCGTCTTCGCTTGCGACCGATTCTGATGACCTCGCTGGCCTTCGTCCTGGGTGTGTTGCCGTTGGTGATGTCCGAGGGCGCGGGTTCCGAGATGCGTCAGGCCGTCGGTTCGGCAGTGTTCTTCGGAATGATCGGCGTCACGCTGTTCGGTCTGTTGTTCACTCCGGTCTTCTATGTGTTGATCCGCCGAATGGCTGGTGGCGAGCGTCAGGCACAGCCTAAAACCCAACATTCTGAACAGGGCGTGGCCCATGAATAA
- a CDS encoding MFS transporter translates to MNNITETMPDYSIGQAKTHTSLRRKSLMATGVGNLLEWFDWTIYTVASVYIAAALFDKSNATSALLNTLAVFAAGFLLRPIGGIFFGILADKLGRRVVLLSTMLLMAGASLLIAFIPSYESVGSWASGMLLLARLVQGFAHGGETTTSYAYIAEIAPPKRRGLWSSTVFIAVGCGSLLATFYMALLTSLLSVSDMQEWGWRIPFATGGLLAVFALWLRRNMMESEHSPSAGGESTTPAWSRGKIVQHGVRLFLYEAGATLTYYTWVTSASIYAISVKGMDPRSAFTMSCIAQVIYLVFLPISGWISDLWGRKISALISLLGIAATLFPLWGLISSEPWTLMVAQTAGLLLVAFITGCKPASISEQIPTRYRTRMFGVCISLGVAVFGGTASYLTTWLYSENIGWMFNIYLIVVAVIASAVVLMWKNNHGVPIDKI, encoded by the coding sequence ATGAATAACATCACCGAGACCATGCCCGACTACTCGATCGGGCAGGCCAAAACACATACATCCCTGCGCAGAAAGTCATTGATGGCCACCGGCGTCGGCAACTTGCTGGAGTGGTTTGATTGGACTATCTATACCGTCGCGTCGGTGTATATCGCCGCCGCACTCTTCGATAAAAGCAACGCAACTTCTGCACTACTGAACACCCTCGCGGTATTTGCTGCGGGGTTTCTGTTAAGGCCGATTGGTGGCATCTTCTTCGGCATCCTCGCCGACAAACTGGGCAGACGCGTGGTGTTACTCAGTACCATGTTGTTGATGGCTGGCGCGAGTCTGCTGATCGCCTTTATTCCCTCTTATGAATCGGTTGGCAGTTGGGCTTCAGGAATGTTGCTGCTGGCCAGGCTGGTACAAGGTTTTGCCCATGGCGGTGAAACCACCACCTCCTACGCCTACATCGCTGAAATTGCACCGCCGAAACGCCGGGGACTGTGGTCAAGCACAGTGTTTATCGCGGTGGGTTGCGGCTCCTTGCTGGCAACGTTCTACATGGCATTGCTGACGTCACTGTTGTCCGTAAGTGACATGCAGGAATGGGGCTGGCGTATTCCCTTCGCGACGGGTGGTCTGTTGGCCGTCTTCGCCTTGTGGCTGCGTCGCAACATGATGGAAAGCGAACACTCGCCGAGCGCTGGCGGTGAATCAACAACGCCGGCCTGGAGCCGTGGCAAGATCGTCCAGCACGGCGTTCGTCTGTTTCTTTATGAAGCCGGAGCAACGTTGACCTACTACACCTGGGTCACCTCGGCCTCAATCTACGCCATCAGTGTCAAAGGCATGGACCCACGCAGTGCATTTACCATGAGCTGCATTGCACAAGTCATTTACCTGGTATTCCTGCCGATCTCCGGCTGGATATCGGACCTTTGGGGGCGGAAGATTTCAGCGTTGATTTCCTTGCTGGGGATTGCCGCCACGCTGTTTCCGCTGTGGGGTCTGATTTCCAGCGAACCGTGGACTTTGATGGTGGCGCAGACGGCGGGCTTGTTGTTGGTGGCCTTCATCACCGGGTGTAAACCGGCATCGATCTCCGAGCAGATCCCGACCCGCTATCGCACGCGAATGTTTGGGGTATGTATCTCTCTGGGCGTTGCGGTGTTTGGTGGTACAGCCTCCTATCTGACGACCTGGCTGTACTCGGAAAACATCGGCTGGATGTTTAACATCTATCTCATCGTGGTCGCGGTCATTGCCAGTGCCGTGGTCTTGATGTGGAAAAACAACCACGGTGTGCCGATCGATAAAATCTGA
- a CDS encoding shikimate dehydrogenase family protein yields the protein MPITGKTRVVVHLTYPAEHLRTPEFFNPLLERLGYDGVLVPWEVSPGNLATAWEGLRGIENLAGVIVTVPHKLEVAKLCDELQGTARLLKVCNVAKRLPDGRFSGRMFDGDGFVGGLKKQGHDLTDKRVLLLGAGGAATGIAHALLAEAIQELVISNRTPAKAEALARELRQMFPGRQINAGPADATGFNVVINGTALGLKPEDPLPLPVETLAPRTVVGEVVMNPDITPLLSAAAERGCVIHKGAHMITGQIDLLAEFLFSKTGV from the coding sequence ATGCCCATCACCGGTAAAACCCGAGTCGTCGTACACCTGACCTACCCGGCCGAACACTTGCGCACCCCGGAATTTTTCAACCCGTTGCTGGAACGGCTTGGCTACGACGGCGTGCTGGTGCCTTGGGAAGTCTCACCGGGCAACCTGGCCACCGCGTGGGAAGGGTTGCGCGGGATCGAGAACCTGGCGGGGGTGATTGTCACCGTTCCGCACAAGCTGGAGGTCGCGAAATTGTGCGATGAACTGCAAGGCACGGCCCGTCTGCTCAAGGTGTGCAACGTCGCCAAACGCCTGCCCGACGGGCGCTTCAGCGGGCGCATGTTCGATGGCGACGGCTTCGTCGGCGGCCTGAAAAAACAGGGCCATGACCTGACCGACAAACGTGTCCTGTTGCTGGGCGCGGGTGGCGCGGCGACCGGCATTGCCCACGCGTTGCTCGCCGAAGCCATTCAAGAGCTGGTGATCAGCAACCGCACACCGGCCAAGGCCGAAGCGCTGGCCCGTGAGCTGCGGCAGATGTTCCCCGGGCGGCAGATCAATGCCGGGCCCGCCGATGCCACGGGTTTCAATGTGGTCATCAACGGCACCGCTTTGGGCCTCAAGCCTGAAGACCCGCTGCCGCTGCCCGTCGAGACGCTCGCCCCCCGCACGGTGGTCGGCGAAGTGGTGATGAACCCGGACATCACGCCGCTGTTGAGCGCCGCCGCCGAGCGTGGCTGCGTCATCCATAAAGGTGCGCACATGATTACCGGCCAGATCGATCTGCTGGCCGAATTTCTGTTTTCCAAAACCGGCGTTTGA
- a CDS encoding transketolase, which yields MSAPRKTLEQWKASNYVPSAETVIKLKDRAKFVRLETIRLIEIAKTGHYTSVFSAAELFSALYYDVMTIRPDEPKWPGRDRFLMGKGHAAVGQFPILADLGVFPKEWLDEYTRLGSPLGDHPDMRKVPGIDFSSGSIGHALSGGLGMCLAQQFTGEVYDVFVMLGDGEMQEGQVWEAAMSAAHHKARHLIAIVDRNGFQLDGSVDDVIGIEPLDEKWRAFGWEVHVIDGHNIAEVTETLRRVKADETRDKPVCIIAKTVKGKGVSYMETEPGWHLGYLDPEDAKRAIAEIEAMEI from the coding sequence ATGTCTGCACCCCGCAAAACACTCGAACAGTGGAAAGCCAGTAACTACGTGCCTTCCGCCGAGACGGTCATCAAGTTGAAAGACCGGGCGAAATTCGTCCGACTGGAAACCATTCGCCTGATTGAAATCGCCAAGACCGGCCATTACACCTCGGTGTTTTCCGCCGCCGAATTGTTCTCCGCGCTGTACTACGACGTGATGACCATTCGCCCCGACGAACCAAAGTGGCCGGGCCGCGACCGTTTCCTGATGGGCAAGGGCCACGCTGCCGTGGGCCAGTTCCCGATTCTTGCGGACCTTGGCGTGTTCCCCAAGGAGTGGCTCGATGAATACACCCGCCTGGGCAGCCCTCTGGGCGATCACCCTGACATGCGCAAAGTGCCCGGCATCGACTTCTCTTCCGGCTCCATCGGCCACGCCCTCTCCGGCGGTCTGGGCATGTGCCTGGCCCAGCAATTCACCGGCGAAGTCTACGACGTGTTCGTCATGCTCGGAGACGGCGAAATGCAGGAAGGCCAGGTCTGGGAAGCCGCTATGAGCGCTGCCCACCACAAAGCCAGGCACTTGATCGCGATTGTCGACCGCAACGGCTTCCAGCTCGACGGCTCGGTCGACGACGTGATCGGCATCGAACCGCTGGACGAAAAATGGCGCGCCTTCGGGTGGGAAGTGCACGTCATCGACGGCCACAACATTGCCGAAGTGACCGAAACCCTGCGTCGTGTCAAAGCCGATGAAACCCGCGACAAACCGGTGTGCATCATCGCCAAAACCGTCAAGGGCAAAGGCGTTTCCTACATGGAAACCGAACCCGGCTGGCACCTCGGTTACCTCGACCCGGAAGACGCCAAACGCGCTATCGCTGAAATTGAAGCCATGGAGATCTGA
- a CDS encoding efflux transporter outer membrane subunit: protein MNNYLSVPGLLLGAALLSACTSPVMPPKSDLPVDSYVNAQTVIPASATDNWWKLYQDPLLDRLVERAQGENLDLQIALARIDAGRALRNIAGASGSPQIDLGASVARQRISSDQAGFTDALITEPTSLGLSAAWEIDLFGRIREGVRAADADLNATEEEARGVRVALITEVVQAYAEARGLEERLAIVKQSAASQAETLQLTEQLYAAGDSPEADLLRARSQSDSTAAQVPALQLNWQRSLHRLSVLLAQPTETLYQQFKESPAKISTVSLLDAGTPADLLRRRPDIRAAEARLIAAYARVGVAKADLLPRLSLSAALGSLIDGVSAANLASSTFWLAGLNATVPVFDGGRRRNVVDLRDAEARQALLSYRRTVLTAVSEVESALAAAQRNAERQTFLASAASQASSAAEQIQRAWRAGETPFLDVLQAQRVQLTAQNALSQVKTAQWQNQAALVNALGG, encoded by the coding sequence ATGAATAACTATCTCAGCGTTCCAGGTCTGTTACTTGGGGCCGCGCTACTGAGCGCCTGTACCTCCCCGGTCATGCCGCCCAAAAGCGACTTGCCGGTCGACAGTTACGTCAACGCTCAAACGGTCATACCTGCTAGCGCGACCGACAATTGGTGGAAGCTTTATCAAGACCCGTTACTCGACCGTTTGGTGGAGCGCGCCCAAGGGGAAAACCTTGACCTGCAGATTGCGTTAGCGCGGATCGATGCCGGTCGCGCATTGCGCAACATCGCCGGAGCTTCCGGCAGTCCCCAGATCGATCTGGGGGCGAGTGTCGCTCGTCAGCGTATCTCGTCTGATCAAGCAGGTTTCACCGACGCGCTGATCACCGAGCCGACATCACTGGGATTGAGTGCGGCCTGGGAAATCGATCTGTTCGGCCGCATCCGTGAAGGTGTGCGTGCTGCCGACGCCGACCTCAATGCGACCGAGGAAGAGGCGCGGGGTGTGCGTGTGGCGCTGATCACTGAAGTGGTTCAAGCCTATGCCGAGGCGCGAGGGCTGGAGGAACGCCTGGCGATCGTCAAGCAAAGTGCGGCCAGCCAGGCTGAGACCTTGCAGCTGACTGAGCAGCTGTATGCGGCGGGGGACAGTCCTGAAGCGGATTTGCTTCGCGCACGTTCGCAGTCGGACTCCACCGCCGCCCAAGTGCCAGCACTGCAACTGAACTGGCAACGGTCGCTGCATCGCTTGTCGGTGCTGCTCGCCCAGCCGACCGAGACGCTTTATCAGCAGTTCAAGGAGAGTCCGGCGAAGATCTCGACGGTGTCGTTGCTGGACGCTGGTACGCCTGCGGATCTGTTACGTCGGCGTCCTGATATACGCGCCGCCGAAGCACGTTTGATTGCGGCCTATGCGCGAGTCGGTGTGGCCAAGGCGGATCTGTTGCCGCGCTTGAGCCTGTCAGCGGCCCTGGGGTCTTTGATTGACGGTGTGAGCGCCGCCAATCTGGCCAGTTCGACGTTCTGGTTGGCAGGTTTGAATGCCACCGTTCCGGTGTTCGACGGCGGACGTCGGCGTAACGTGGTCGATCTTCGGGATGCCGAAGCGCGTCAGGCGTTGCTGAGTTATCGACGCACCGTGCTGACGGCCGTTTCCGAGGTGGAGTCAGCCTTGGCTGCTGCGCAACGCAATGCCGAACGCCAGACTTTTCTGGCCAGTGCGGCCAGTCAAGCCAGCTCAGCTGCCGAGCAGATTCAGCGGGCCTGGCGGGCGGGGGAGACGCCGTTCCTTGATGTATTACAGGCTCAGCGGGTGCAACTGACGGCGCAGAATGCGCTGTCGCAGGTCAAGACCGCACAGTGGCAGAATCAAGCGGCGTTGGTGAATGCGTTGGGCGGTTAA
- a CDS encoding SDR family NAD(P)-dependent oxidoreductase produces the protein MKKTAIVTGGGSGIGLATAQRLHADGYEVFTVGLGEPEQRVEGIHYQELDVTNDEAVAGFFEQFERVDAIVNAAGIIDHNREWQLDGFSRVIDVNLTAVLRITNAALPGLKVARGAVVNFASMHGIFGSAKTPAYASSKAAISELTRCMAVAWATDGVRANAVAPGWILTNLSRRAFEDPARSEGIMARIPMKTWGAPEDVANVIAFLVSDNARYVTGTTLPVDGGYSIA, from the coding sequence ATGAAAAAAACTGCAATCGTCACCGGCGGTGGCTCCGGCATTGGCCTGGCCACGGCACAACGTCTGCACGCCGACGGCTATGAAGTGTTCACCGTCGGGCTCGGCGAACCCGAACAGCGCGTAGAGGGCATTCATTATCAGGAGCTGGATGTCACCAACGACGAGGCCGTGGCGGGTTTCTTCGAGCAGTTCGAGCGAGTCGACGCCATCGTCAATGCCGCCGGCATCATTGACCACAACCGCGAGTGGCAGCTGGACGGTTTCAGCCGGGTCATCGACGTCAATCTCACGGCCGTGTTGCGCATCACCAATGCCGCCCTGCCCGGCCTGAAAGTCGCACGCGGTGCGGTGGTGAACTTTGCCTCGATGCATGGGATTTTCGGCTCCGCGAAAACTCCGGCCTACGCGTCGAGCAAAGCCGCCATCTCCGAACTGACGCGCTGCATGGCGGTGGCCTGGGCGACCGATGGCGTTCGCGCGAATGCGGTTGCGCCGGGCTGGATTCTGACCAACCTGTCGCGGCGAGCATTCGAAGATCCGGCGCGCTCGGAAGGGATCATGGCGCGTATCCCGATGAAAACCTGGGGCGCGCCGGAAGACGTGGCCAATGTGATTGCCTTCCTCGTTTCCGACAACGCGCGCTACGTGACGGGTACGACGTTGCCGGTCGATGGCGGGTATTCGATCGCCTGA